From the genome of Papaver somniferum cultivar HN1 unplaced genomic scaffold, ASM357369v1 unplaced-scaffold_10, whole genome shotgun sequence:
TGTTAGGTCTCAACTCTCTGTCTCAAAAGTTTCAAATGTAAAACTGAAAATGATAAATAGTCTTTTAACAAATGTTTATTCCACTCTCGCTTTTATTGAGGAAGgtattctggaaaaaaaaaatagaaatactTAAAAAGAACGGGCACCTAGTTCAGCTGGTCATCCCTGTTCCTTAAAGTTTCATGCGtttcaggaggtcccaggttcgaatcCCCAgtgacgtaatattgcagaaattaacatggaaagtAGACTTAATTTGcctccttgtgacacaatctcagcccccccacACACACCCAATCCGTTTCAGTTtctttggctaggttacccacaagaggctcgctggtagattagcacagcaacctgttcaataaatgtagtagtatgtcgttggagcttaacttgttaggcttccaactagtttcatgtaataatcgttatcctATAATATAATAATAGATTAAAAAGATGGGCTAAAGAAAATTGGTTGAGATTTTAATGCAACTttaataaataaagaaaaaaaatctcttcaCGAGTATGTCAAATATACAAGTGTTGGGGCTTATGATAATTATTAGGTTGAAAAGAGTATACTTATACATAAGTTACAGGCAACTAACCCGGTGCGTATGCACCGGATGATTCGATTGTCtaaatcatataaaaataaaattgggTCGCTGGACATAGTACTATCACTTGGCATCATGAAAAATGCATATCAAACTTGGAAAGTTGTAAATACTATCCCCAAATCATGAGCAGAAAAAAGACATTTTAATCTTTCTCCATGGTAATAGCTAATTCAGTTGCTCCGAGTCTCATATCTCGTGATGTAATCGTGGTCTACATTCCTGAAGTATTATGTATCCCACATATCCGTTAAGCATTCATTAGTTTCTATCACGTGGTACTTTTAGTGTCGGTACTTTATCTGCATTGCCGTACCTTGTTTTCCCTTCCGTTGCGTTTGACCTACATTGTTATGCATCAGTATTTCTTAAAATATAGTTTTTAAGAAAATGAGAACCATATGTATATTGCTATGACATCTATAACAACAGAAAACATTTTACAACTCCGCCATATATAAGTACATGTCGTCCGAAAAAAATCCTAATAATTACCAGAATCTTCATTGTCGTAGAAAAACAGATTTCAATGTAAGCCCAAGTCAGGAATTTTTCCTTTCTTCGTACTGTAAATGAACCACATAATTTTCAAACTCGGAATATATTGTATATACGAACTATTCGAACAATTCATCAATTCTATCTATGTATTATTGTACACAACCATGTCTCCTGATTTTTCACCATCAATGCTAATGTGTCGTTGTTTAACCTCCAAAATTGTATTATTCAGCTTTAATGCCACTGACACCATCTTGGAATTGGTCTCTTCTCGAATCATATTGACGTAAAACCCAGCATTTGTATGATGTATTGCGCATTTGAATATCTTAATCTTGAAATGTTTACTAACCGATAACACTACCATACCAAATTTATTACTAAAACTACTGGCAATCCTCATCTGGTtctaaatttactgatttttttttctttccccgCAGATGATACTCCACAAATTAATTGCATattctcatcaaaaaaaaaaatttgaaggaACAGGAGAAAAttctcaattttatatattatGAAGAACATTTACAACGATTGAGAACATCATAACTGAAATACATGAAGAAATACAAAATTTATGTATTCTAAAATACATCAAAAGTATCAAATACATGTAATTCATAGAGGAACTCGATAATATTTGGGGGATGGTGTGAAGAttctgattccaccatttgaattgttgttcttcatcaagaataaatttttcttcttcattaagaaTAAATGCTCCTAAAAGAGAGGAGTAATCTGCACTGCATATCGAAAAAACGATCACATCTGGTAGCCATGGATTTCCATAACAATACAAATCTACGTCAATCCGATGTAATTTGCCCTCAAAGAAGATATACTTGAAACGATCATAACGATCTAACGAAGCGCCTGAATGGCTATATGAAATCGGGCATCTCCCCATTTTCTAAAGGGGGTAACCGAAGTTTCACCCCAGGATATGCTATTTCAGCCGCTATTACCTGCAAGCGTAACAAGTATGCTGATATATGTTCCGCTCATGGGTACAGTTTTGGTGTGTTAGCATTTTCAACCTTTGGGGAACTAGGAGACGATGTCATTGATTTCgtgaagagattgaagaactgTATGGCAGATCACGATGTGAAAAATCATCTAGGCAGTATTCTATTTCATAggctaggtattattattcagaaaggtgttggtgcgCAAATTGTTGCGCGACTCCCAACCAAGTCATTGTAGTTTTCTCTTTTGGTTTGCTTAATAAATGCCTCAGTGACCCCctttcataataaaaaaaaagaaaaaagaaaaataataataatataataataacaataataaacctAATTGACTTAACCAAGCCATTAGATGGAAAACAAAAGAACACACAGGCATATTTACACAGAGAAACCTAATAATcactaaatcagggattattttTATTCTAGATAAAGATTATTACATACTATTGTCCAAATCTACCCATTAATCGGATTTGGTATGTTTTTTGAAGAACAACTTGGATCTGAGAAaacttagttttttcttttggagAGAGATGAGAGAAGGAAACCTATTCTCATCAAATTGGAAGAGTATGAAACGTCTCCATAGATTCGATAATATATTTATCGAAGCGTCAACAGTCACATCCCTGGTTCCTTTAAGAGTCATCCTTAACATCTTCCTAAAATCTCAAACAGACACTTTTGCTTTTCCTCCTAGTGTCTCTGTGGGATTGCTCATCAGATATCCAGCGCTTTATGCACCTGCATCGTCATTGCTTCATCGCATATTATTAGGTCTACCCTAGACATTAACGTCGCCAAAAATTTGTTCCTTTTCGTATGTCACACAAAGAGTTTTCATCAAGTTGTAAGGGTATTTTGAGTTTTGAATGCGGTGTCCTCTCTTTcggcaaagaaagtgatgttacTCCTTACCAAgccactgcaaaaaaaaaaaaaaattgttctggATCTTAAGCCGACTGCCAATGTTTTCAATAGATATGTCATTCCCGTCCCACCACTTccagaaattaaaaaacaaaaaacaaaaaacactcATCCTTTTTTGGATGCAATCATCAGCTCAAACACGTTTTTTTGCTAGATATTCAGTCTCTTGTGCAGCCATAAGAAATCTTCAGAAATTTGGGTTTTGTTCACGAATGAGTCTTTTTTCCTTTCTTCGGTTTGCAACATATTTGTGCAACATGTAAATCATCTCCTTTCAGTCTAAGGTGGTATTTTTTCTTCCAGGAAAACGAAGATAAAAAATACAAAACAGAATCACCATGAATATTTTATAAACTGGTTACTTAACATAAGACAAAAATAAACTGCATTAATTAATATCACTATGGATTAAGCATACGTTGTAACATTGGAAATTAGAAAACCATACACGGAGCATTTGTGTTTAATATCTTAAGAAACTATAGCTTAGTGGAATTTAAGATCACCTACCTTGAAACTGTTATCTTTAAGAGATGCACTTTGGTCCCAGATGATGTTAGCATCATCTTTAGAATTAGACATATCAGTTGCGCATTAGGATCACTGCATGCGATCATTTCATGGATCAATGTTTAATGGGAAAATTAACACGAAATCGGTAAGCCACGTCAAATTACACATCAATGATTAAATTCTTATGTTTGTCAGTGATATTTATACCGCAACCAGAAATAACTTACAGAAAAGGGAAAATGAAACCTATAATGGGTAGGATGCATTTAAAATTTCGACACATAAGAGATGTATACCATGCATGGATTAAACAATCTTCCATTAGAATTAGAGATCTTTGcgtgatgcaaaaaaaaaaaataaccatgCTGAAATCATTCTTACAACCGCTCAATTTCTCCATCTCTGCGTTGCTTTCTGCAACTAACATTAGTCTTCTGATCGTAAAATTCTGTAGCTAAAATATCAGATTACGGAATATTGATCTTAATTAAGTACGCTCTTGATTCTGAGAAGATAATTCCCAGTGTggatgataattttttttttccaatgccCGCTTCCACCAATGATTCAAACATAAGACACGTTTGTGACACTAGATTTAGATCGGCAAACTTATCCATGCCGTAGTACAGAGTTATATCTGAAACATGATTAGAATATATGCTGTTAGGACTTGAGAATATATATTTGCACTTCCTAACAGTCGTGTCTTTACGAAAATCTTGAATAGACATTTTTTTCTGATCGACACACCGATTTTCTGTTGGTGAACAGAAGGTGTCCATTAAGATAAACTGGATATATTTGCACCTCAAAAAAACAACGTTTCGAGTTGTCGATCATTGATCTCAAGATCtttattttatcctttttttttttgttgatgcagAATATCATCAGATAGTTTTCTCCAGCATCGATCCCAAAGTTCTGCTGGATTGGTTATTTCGCAAAAAGTAACAATGTGATGAAGAACTGACGTAATGATTTATCATCCTGCCTCTTTCATCGCTTTATGCCATTCTCTTTCTGTGTCCAATGTTCTGGGATTTCGGAAATGTCAAAAGCTTTTGTCGAGGGATGATGGTACTGGTTAATGTGTGCATTTATAATGCTACCAAACAGTGTGATGATTTGAGATTGTTACGATGGTCTGTTTTTAATTTTGACACGAGACCTTTCACTGTTTCTTTTGACATACAACTCTGGGAACGCACAATATATGCTCTCGTAATACTTTCCTAGATGTTAGGATTACTCATTAATATATCTCTGGCGACTCTTCAAGTTGTCGTTTTGATTATCTCTTGGAGTATGATTAAATAATGGGGACTGCTGGAGGGTTATTCGGGGTTGCCTACTGGCTTATGTCTTGTGGGAATAACAAATCGTGACTCTTTAAGCTGCCGTCTGGATGTCTTGGATTATGTGTGGAACAGTGGCGACTCTTGGAGGGGGACTTGTCTACTGGATTATGTCTTATCGGAATAGCCAATCAAGTCGCGATGACAGGGATAGTTAGTGTTGACATGGCTTCATCacaattgagagtgattgttaGATCGACATGTGGTGATTTTGGGGTCTCTTATTATtataaagaaaaattattaattGAGGTTTTTGTTCTTTTCGGAAAAGAGGTTAAACCTCGGCAGAAAGGGACGGAGCTATGTAGAGCTTAGGGGTGGCCCTGCCCCCTGTTTTTACTTAATTCATTAGTGATCCTTCAAAATTcttattaattaaaaataaaatctctTAATAAGCCCCCTTAAATAATTTGTTTTGTCTATTAGCCCTTCATGTATGAAATTTTTGGCTCTGTCACTGTCAGCAGATATATTGATAACTCCAATTTAGGAAATCGGAAACATACAGGGCCAAATaggctttgaaaacaaaattaatctGTATCCGCGAACACGCCAATGACCTGATCAGAATCAACCGGATATTTATCGGAACATGCGAATAACATGGACTATGGTTTTTAAAGTATCGGTGGAAGTTAGCCGAATAGGGATATTTcattactttatttttattttaaacatCTATTACAACCCAGAAGGTAGCTAGGCAAGGAAAAGAAATGTCCTCGATAGACTCTTATATCTTATTGATGTAATAAGATTAATTAAGCTAAGATCCCTTATACAAATTATTAGGTTATTAAGTAATATTCGGTTGATTATATTTTTTGATTAATTAGTACACGTTGTATATAGTTCTGGTAACAAATTGGCTGAAATGTCTTGGCTAGTATTCCACTGTTTACTTGGAATCCAAACACCAACAGTAGTAATCGGACCTTGAAATGGCCAACAGCTGATCGGGGGTCATTCTATCAAGTTCACTCTGCCTCCAACTCGCAAAATTATTTTTACGTACATCTGCACAAGTTGAAATgtcctcggctttatgatttagATTACGCATTCTCTTGTAGAGCCTCATTGTTGCTACACAATCCTCAAAAGGGTCTTGTATCCCAGTTTGAATATCATACCTGTTCATTTTAATGTTCTTTCAGCATCAACTATATATAATTTCAAGACAAAACTAGCACAGTGGATCGATTGGTTCAAAAACTTTACGTACCCAAGATACGCTTGTGTTAGGTACTTAAGTGTGTTGCTCAGCTTACTGGTTTTCATTAGTGGTGGGTATTTTGCTGTATCCCTGGTGAACAATATAATACCAAACTATTAGATTTTTCAATCAAAACACTGATAGGAACATCCTTATGAACCAATGCTCAAAGAGCTTAATGAATTACCTTATCAGGTTTAAGGGATATTCCATTCCTAAGCACTCAAGGTCATAACCCAGACCATGACCTACAAGTATCCTTGCTTTTCCTGTATCTTTTGATGAACGTATCTTCCATATGGGTTCGCCGTTGCACAAGAAATCTTGAATGATCTTTTGCACGTCTCTCAGTTGCATTGCGTTTGAATCCCTCAAGTATTCAGGCCGTAAGCCAGTTGTTTCAAACCTAAATTTGTATACAT
Proteins encoded in this window:
- the LOC113326393 gene encoding RNA exonuclease 4-like, producing MDSESLIRNKCAACYRQFNKKEHLVDHMKISFHSAHEPICGVCGKHCRSFESLREHLIGPLPKVECARVFSARGCNLCLTILNGPNAVRSHRQTCQFSRKNLGCPDDILSRMTNMGLNGDGRTRGRGPQAFALGCKMVGGGSDGSLNVCARVCLIDEDKRVVFQAYVKPLIPVTNYRFETTGLRPEYLRDSNAMQLRDVQKIIQDFLCNGEPIWKIRSSKDTGKARILVGHGLGYDLECLGMEYPLNLIRDTAKYPPLMKTSKLSNTLKYLTQAYLGYDIQTGIQDPFEDCVATMRLYKRMRNLNHKAEDISTCADVRKNNFASWRQSELDRMTPDQLLAISRSDYYCWCLDSK